A stretch of the Actinoalloteichus fjordicus genome encodes the following:
- a CDS encoding acyl-CoA dehydrogenase family protein, whose translation MSHSHPPSRAELIRRASDLVPTLQRNSTSHEDERRLHDETIEALTAAGVFRMRVPARYGGYESDAGTLVEVAGALGRGDGAASWVTSVSWITTWMAGLFPDKVQDEIFASPDVRTCGTLSPSATAVTATDGFVVTGRWGFISGAPHSHWQVVIAMNPQQEGPPLPIMAIVPMTDLTIVDDWFTSGLRGTGSVTTVAEEVFIPRDRVLPLPAVLREQYGSQRNAASSIFRAPLIPTAAVSSVGTAIGLAHAARTAFLERLPDRKITYTDYPSQAEAPLTHRLLADAALRIDAAEFHARRLAELIDAKGEADEVWTTRERVGARADLGRSCQLAKEAVDILASASGGSSVYSSVPIQHIQRDIQAISLHALINPDTNLELYGRVLCDLEPNTLYI comes from the coding sequence GTGTCGCACAGCCACCCGCCATCGAGGGCCGAGCTGATTCGCCGAGCCTCGGATCTGGTGCCGACCCTGCAACGGAACAGCACCTCCCATGAGGACGAACGTCGCCTCCACGACGAGACCATAGAAGCGCTCACCGCCGCAGGTGTCTTCCGAATGCGGGTGCCTGCTCGCTACGGCGGATACGAGAGCGACGCCGGGACCCTCGTCGAGGTCGCGGGTGCGTTGGGGCGGGGCGACGGCGCCGCGTCCTGGGTCACCTCGGTCAGCTGGATCACGACGTGGATGGCCGGGCTGTTCCCCGACAAGGTGCAGGACGAGATCTTCGCGTCACCCGACGTCCGGACCTGCGGAACCCTGAGTCCCAGTGCGACGGCCGTCACCGCGACCGACGGGTTCGTCGTCACTGGACGATGGGGCTTCATCAGCGGCGCGCCGCACAGTCACTGGCAGGTCGTCATCGCGATGAACCCGCAGCAGGAGGGCCCGCCGCTGCCGATCATGGCGATCGTGCCGATGACCGACCTCACGATCGTCGACGACTGGTTCACCTCCGGACTACGGGGAACCGGCAGTGTCACCACGGTCGCCGAGGAGGTCTTCATCCCGCGAGACCGGGTCCTGCCGCTGCCCGCCGTACTCCGCGAGCAGTACGGGTCCCAGCGGAACGCCGCCTCCTCGATCTTCCGCGCCCCGCTGATCCCCACTGCCGCCGTGTCGTCGGTCGGCACCGCCATCGGCCTCGCCCACGCCGCCCGTACCGCCTTCCTTGAGCGGCTGCCCGATCGCAAGATCACGTACACCGACTATCCGAGTCAGGCCGAGGCGCCGCTGACTCATCGGCTGCTGGCCGACGCCGCGCTGCGCATCGACGCGGCGGAGTTTCACGCCCGCAGGCTCGCCGAGTTGATCGATGCCAAGGGCGAGGCCGATGAGGTGTGGACGACACGGGAACGGGTGGGCGCCCGCGCAGACCTGGGGCGGTCGTGCCAGCTCGCGAAGGAGGCCGTCGACATCCTCGCGTCGGCGAGCGGCGGCTCCTCGGTGTACAGCTCGGTTCCGATTCAACACATCCAACGCGACATCCAGGCGATCAGCCTGCACGCGCTCATCAATCCGGACACGAACCTGGAGCTGTACGGGCGAGTCCTGTGCGACCTCGAACCCAACACCCTCTACATCTGA
- a CDS encoding phosphopantetheine-binding protein: MLLPSLIEDQVTKIWKSVLEMPDGHCDRTFFELQGQSISAMRIVARVEDELGVAMDFAVLFDDPDLPTFVAAVIEAARAAGRIGSDSTGG; encoded by the coding sequence ATGCTACTGCCGTCGTTGATCGAGGACCAGGTCACGAAGATCTGGAAGTCGGTCCTCGAAATGCCGGACGGACACTGTGACCGCACCTTCTTCGAGCTCCAGGGACAATCCATCTCGGCGATGCGGATCGTGGCTCGTGTGGAGGACGAACTGGGCGTCGCCATGGACTTCGCCGTCCTCTTCGACGACCCGGACCTGCCGACGTTCGTCGCCGCCGTCATCGAGGCGGCGCGGGCAGCAGGCCGGATCGGCTCCGACTCGACCGGCGGATGA
- a CDS encoding AMP-binding protein yields the protein MSGPSRRVRRRREPAAASGRLGDAAAVARPVHELVDGAARRAPLDDAIVEGADVMSYRDLSRAADVVVARLLSLGGAENAPVAVRMPVCARQVAASLGILRAGGLLVWLGDGDLGERGKAVLAQTRPAFLLTAGPLEDELTRWYRDDQGGAVIDLAAPEPESAAEPPGAVLPAVGPDWTAYVAHTSGSTGPPKGVAQRHGSFAQFVTWLAEEFDLGPGSKVAQWVAPDHDPSLCEVFATLASGATLYPVPGRLRANPEKLVDWLVRERITFLQTVPSMGREIRRVISSSDPPLTELRALVLMGESLSGALANGLRAVLPRTRLANVYGPTETIAATCHEVTGVEGATVPIGRPIPGREVLVLDEADQPCPTGDVGEIVIRGACVADGYLGGVRPAAFRPVAVGDSRSSPAERCYRTGDLGRFRPDGLLEFRGRRDDQVKVAGVRMGITEIEAILAEHESVAECAVVAVVGEDGLVTRLTAHVVARGDGVGVPQAGAVTWRAWLREHFGASIGAVAFVTRHAPLPRTVAGKVDRRALAVADVRRDVVRTTTAPQESGPSTAEIVGRVIEAWPALVSAAGTDDVGSVDGDVPRLLGVLTRIRERFRVDVSASDWLADPTPTGLAALIEAAIRDRDHLDESVVRATRGRSES from the coding sequence ATGAGCGGGCCGAGCAGGCGGGTCCGGCGGCGCCGGGAGCCTGCGGCGGCGTCAGGCCGCCTGGGCGACGCGGCTGCGGTGGCGCGGCCCGTTCACGAGCTGGTGGACGGCGCGGCTCGCCGAGCGCCGCTCGACGATGCGATCGTCGAGGGCGCCGACGTCATGTCCTATCGCGACCTGAGTCGGGCGGCGGATGTCGTCGTCGCCCGGCTGCTGAGCCTCGGTGGCGCCGAGAACGCGCCGGTGGCGGTGCGGATGCCCGTCTGCGCCCGGCAGGTCGCCGCATCGCTCGGCATTCTGCGCGCGGGGGGCCTGCTGGTCTGGCTCGGCGACGGTGACCTCGGTGAACGGGGTAAGGCGGTGTTGGCTCAGACCCGGCCTGCCTTCCTGCTGACCGCAGGGCCTCTCGAGGACGAGCTGACCCGCTGGTACCGCGACGATCAGGGCGGCGCCGTGATCGACCTGGCCGCACCGGAGCCTGAGTCTGCGGCGGAGCCGCCCGGTGCGGTGCTGCCTGCGGTCGGTCCCGACTGGACGGCGTACGTCGCTCACACCTCGGGCTCGACCGGTCCGCCCAAGGGCGTCGCCCAGCGGCACGGGTCCTTCGCACAGTTCGTCACCTGGCTGGCCGAGGAGTTCGACCTCGGGCCGGGTTCGAAGGTGGCGCAATGGGTGGCGCCGGACCATGACCCCAGCCTGTGCGAGGTCTTCGCGACGCTGGCCTCGGGGGCGACGTTGTACCCGGTGCCCGGACGCCTTCGCGCGAACCCGGAGAAGCTGGTCGACTGGCTCGTCCGGGAGCGGATCACCTTCCTCCAGACCGTGCCCAGCATGGGACGAGAGATCCGACGGGTGATCAGCTCGTCGGACCCGCCGCTCACCGAGCTGCGGGCCTTGGTGTTGATGGGCGAGTCGCTGTCCGGTGCCCTCGCGAATGGACTGCGCGCCGTGCTGCCGAGGACACGACTGGCCAATGTGTACGGACCCACCGAGACGATCGCGGCCACCTGCCATGAGGTGACCGGTGTGGAGGGCGCGACGGTTCCGATCGGCCGCCCGATCCCCGGCCGCGAGGTGCTGGTGCTCGACGAGGCCGACCAGCCCTGCCCGACGGGAGACGTCGGCGAGATCGTGATCCGGGGCGCGTGTGTCGCCGATGGATATCTCGGCGGGGTGAGACCCGCGGCCTTTCGGCCGGTGGCCGTCGGAGACAGCCGGTCGTCACCGGCCGAACGGTGTTACCGAACCGGAGACCTGGGCAGGTTCCGTCCAGACGGACTGCTGGAGTTCCGGGGTAGACGCGACGATCAGGTCAAGGTCGCCGGAGTCCGGATGGGGATCACCGAGATCGAGGCGATCCTGGCTGAGCATGAGTCTGTTGCGGAATGCGCGGTCGTCGCGGTCGTCGGTGAAGACGGCCTGGTCACCAGGCTGACGGCGCACGTCGTGGCCCGAGGCGACGGAGTGGGCGTTCCGCAGGCGGGCGCCGTCACCTGGCGGGCATGGCTGCGCGAGCACTTCGGCGCGTCCATCGGTGCGGTGGCCTTCGTGACACGGCACGCACCGCTGCCGCGCACCGTCGCGGGGAAGGTGGACCGGCGGGCGCTGGCCGTCGCGGACGTGCGACGCGACGTCGTGCGGACGACGACGGCGCCGCAGGAGTCGGGCCCGTCGACGGCCGAGATCGTCGGCCGGGTGATCGAGGCCTGGCCCGCACTCGTCTCCGCAGCAGGCACGGACGACGTCGGCTCCGTCGACGGGGATGTCCCTCGGCTACTCGGCGTCCTCACCCGGATTCGGGAGAGGTTCCGCGTCGACGTCTCGGCATCCGACTGGCTTGCCGATCCGACCCCCACCGGGCTGGCCGCCCTGATCGAGGCCGCGATCCGTGACCGAGACCACCTGGACGAGTCGGTCGTCCGAGCCACACGAGGACGGAGCGAGAGTTGA
- a CDS encoding 4-hydroxyphenylacetate 3-hydroxylase family protein — MTGDEYVESLRDDREVYLYGKRIADVTAHPAFRNPIRMTARLYDSLHDPDRRELLTAPVDSGGDGRTHRFFTTPHSADDLVADQRAIAEWARMSYGWLGRGPDYKASFLGTLGANADYYAPYSDNARRWYRESQEKVLYWNHAIVHPPVDRDRSPDEVADVFIHVEKETDQGLIVSGAKVVATAAVLTHYNFIAHYGLPVKKREFALVAAVATNAPGVKLICRPSYTASAAVLGSPFDYPLSSRLDENDTILVLDKVLIPWENVFIYGDLGKVQLFTGRSGFPERFTFHGCTRLAVKLEFLAGLLAKALEITGTADFRGVRARLGEVLAWRNLFWGLSDAAARNPVPWKNGSVLPNPQYGMAYRWFMQIGYPRIREIILQDVASGLIYVNSSVDDFADPDVRGYLDQYLRGSGGTDSVQRVKVMKLLWDAVGSEFAGRHELYERNYAGSHENTRLELLSAQLAGGEMDEYKAFVDSCLAEYDLDGWRVPDLASYDELRRAGTDLLGP, encoded by the coding sequence ATGACGGGCGACGAATACGTCGAGAGCCTGCGCGACGACCGCGAGGTCTATCTCTACGGCAAGCGGATCGCCGACGTCACAGCACATCCGGCATTCCGCAACCCGATCCGGATGACGGCCCGTCTCTACGACTCCCTGCACGATCCGGACCGCCGCGAGCTGCTCACCGCACCGGTGGACTCCGGCGGGGACGGCCGCACCCACCGGTTCTTCACGACTCCGCACAGCGCCGACGATCTCGTCGCCGACCAGCGGGCCATCGCCGAGTGGGCGCGGATGAGCTACGGATGGCTGGGCCGAGGGCCGGACTACAAGGCCTCGTTCCTGGGCACCCTCGGCGCGAACGCCGACTACTACGCGCCGTACTCCGACAACGCCAGGCGCTGGTATCGAGAGTCTCAGGAGAAGGTGCTGTACTGGAACCACGCGATCGTGCACCCGCCCGTCGATCGAGACCGCTCGCCCGACGAGGTCGCCGACGTCTTCATCCACGTGGAGAAGGAGACCGATCAGGGCCTGATCGTCAGCGGGGCGAAGGTGGTCGCCACGGCGGCCGTGCTCACGCACTACAACTTCATCGCCCACTACGGACTCCCGGTCAAAAAGCGCGAGTTCGCCCTGGTGGCGGCGGTGGCGACGAACGCACCCGGCGTCAAGCTGATCTGCCGCCCCTCCTACACCGCCTCCGCCGCCGTCCTCGGGAGCCCGTTCGACTATCCGCTGTCCTCCCGGCTGGACGAGAATGACACCATCCTGGTGCTGGACAAGGTGCTCATCCCCTGGGAGAACGTCTTCATCTACGGTGACCTCGGCAAGGTGCAGCTCTTCACCGGCCGCTCGGGATTTCCCGAACGTTTCACGTTCCACGGCTGCACCCGCCTCGCGGTGAAACTCGAGTTCCTGGCGGGACTGCTGGCCAAGGCATTGGAGATCACCGGGACCGCCGACTTTCGCGGCGTGCGCGCCCGGCTCGGCGAGGTCCTGGCATGGCGCAACCTGTTCTGGGGGCTCTCCGACGCCGCCGCCCGCAATCCGGTGCCATGGAAGAACGGCTCCGTGCTGCCCAACCCGCAGTACGGCATGGCTTATCGATGGTTCATGCAGATCGGCTACCCGCGTATCCGCGAGATCATCCTTCAGGACGTCGCCAGCGGACTGATCTACGTCAACTCCAGCGTCGACGACTTCGCCGATCCCGATGTCCGCGGGTACCTGGACCAGTATCTCCGAGGTTCCGGGGGCACCGACTCGGTTCAGCGGGTCAAGGTGATGAAGCTGCTGTGGGACGCGGTCGGCTCCGAGTTCGCGGGACGTCACGAGCTGTATGAACGCAATTACGCGGGCAGCCACGAGAACACCCGCCTCGAACTCTTGTCCGCCCAGCTCGCGGGCGGCGAGATGGACGAGTACAAGGCGTTCGTCGACAGCTGTCTCGCGGAGTACGACCTGGACGGCTGGCGGGTGCCCGATCTCGCGTCCTACGACGAGCTGCGCCGCGCCGGGACGGATCTCCTCGGCCCCTGA
- a CDS encoding condensation domain-containing protein, translating to MTDTTPRPQPSELRQDGDRIALSLQQEFLRAMDHGDGNGPFGPYYHIVGGWRLHGPLDLRILRGALNDVVARHEGLRTAIVLDETGVYQRVRPPAAPELVVRDLPADGDRERIAEQFACDIEAGPFGTDEYPSMRMVLGRFDRQDAVLVMVAHHTMVDGWSAQVVMRDLAEHYAARAQRRRPVLPPARQPREYTAWQRAEAERPATAAARAFWRTSLHGARMLTIPTDRPRPAEGDFRTGWHRFLLGEEFGRATATVAARTRSSSFMVLLAAYLMHLRDRTGQTDLVLPTFTPGRSPGWTEDVVGSFYNFLPLRVDVEGCADLLAVVARVRSACLAAYVHEIPFVQLSEEAPELMSPLSEPDGAASVFQVVQSPFMMTDWQAGDLRFTAMRRRLLSASVGSQLPDGLLWSLEPRPGGLILGKIGYTTNLFDEESVVRMAEEFRVVLRDTVVTLADTLVDPVS from the coding sequence ATGACGGACACGACGCCTCGACCGCAGCCCTCCGAACTGCGGCAGGACGGGGACCGGATCGCGCTGTCGTTGCAGCAGGAGTTCCTGCGTGCGATGGATCACGGGGACGGCAACGGGCCGTTCGGGCCGTACTACCACATCGTCGGCGGGTGGCGGCTGCACGGACCGCTCGATCTGCGCATCCTGCGCGGAGCCCTGAACGACGTCGTGGCACGACACGAGGGGCTGCGGACGGCGATCGTCCTCGACGAGACCGGTGTCTACCAGCGGGTGCGCCCACCCGCCGCGCCCGAGCTGGTGGTGCGTGATCTGCCTGCCGACGGAGATCGAGAGCGCATCGCCGAGCAGTTCGCCTGCGACATCGAGGCCGGTCCCTTCGGAACCGACGAGTACCCGTCGATGCGGATGGTCCTGGGCAGGTTCGATCGCCAGGACGCCGTGCTCGTCATGGTCGCCCACCATACGATGGTCGACGGATGGTCTGCCCAGGTGGTGATGCGTGATCTCGCCGAGCACTACGCGGCGCGAGCACAGCGGCGGCGACCGGTCCTGCCCCCGGCTCGTCAACCGAGGGAGTACACGGCATGGCAGCGCGCCGAGGCGGAACGTCCTGCTACGGCTGCCGCACGGGCGTTCTGGCGGACGAGCCTGCACGGCGCTCGGATGTTGACGATCCCCACGGACCGGCCGCGTCCGGCGGAGGGCGACTTCCGCACCGGCTGGCACCGCTTCCTGCTCGGTGAGGAGTTCGGTCGTGCCACCGCGACGGTCGCCGCGAGAACCCGGTCCTCGTCGTTCATGGTGCTCCTCGCGGCCTATCTGATGCACCTGCGTGACAGGACCGGCCAGACCGATCTGGTGCTGCCGACGTTCACCCCCGGCCGCTCGCCGGGATGGACCGAGGACGTCGTCGGCTCCTTCTACAACTTCCTGCCGCTGCGGGTCGACGTCGAGGGCTGCGCGGACCTCCTCGCCGTGGTCGCACGGGTCCGGTCCGCCTGTCTCGCCGCCTACGTTCACGAGATTCCGTTCGTCCAGCTCTCGGAGGAGGCGCCAGAGCTGATGTCGCCCCTGTCGGAGCCGGACGGCGCAGCCTCGGTGTTCCAGGTCGTCCAGTCGCCGTTCATGATGACCGACTGGCAGGCGGGTGATCTGAGGTTCACCGCGATGCGCCGTCGCCTGCTGTCCGCGTCGGTGGGCTCCCAGCTCCCAGACGGGCTGCTCTGGTCTCTGGAACCAAGGCCGGGCGGGCTCATCCTGGGCAAGATCGGCTACACCACCAACCTCTTCGATGAGGAGTCGGTGGTGCGGATGGCCGAGGAGTTCCGGGTGGTGCTGCGCGACACCGTGGTCACGCTCGCGGACACGCTGGTCGATCCCGTCTCCTGA
- a CDS encoding FAD-dependent oxidoreductase produces MIAGRAVVLGGSITGLFAAAALAPSYREVVLVDRDRLIGVREWRRGAPQTRHINGLLARGHQALEELFPGITQEMADDGVPFSDLAGTVRWYFHGRRLKQVRAGLSCVAATRPVLEYHVRRRVEAMPNVTFLEECDVVGLSATPDGSRVTGARIHRRNEGTGEETLDADLVVDTTGRGSRSPKWLVELGYQQVDEQRTKVDIGYASRHYRLRSDPFGDDHSINPVASPVLPRGAIFTKTDGGRVELTTYGILGDHPPTDEAGFNDFVKTLAAPEIHEAIVDAEPLDDIALFRFPTTMWRRFDLLTAAPDRFLVMGDAVCTPNPVYAQAQSLSALEALALRARLRRGFAPDPLAFQQEVAAIIRPAWEMTTSVDLGFPGVEGRRTLATRLMHVFSRRLHDAATRDARFTAAFMRVAGLVDPPAALMRPGLVLGVLRTAWRTPPRQGAPLRTAPSVGRRARGRRPR; encoded by the coding sequence GTGATCGCAGGCCGTGCCGTCGTGCTCGGCGGAAGCATCACCGGACTATTCGCCGCCGCCGCTCTCGCCCCTTCTTATCGCGAGGTGGTCCTGGTGGATCGTGATCGGCTGATCGGAGTGCGGGAATGGCGGCGTGGCGCTCCGCAGACTCGCCACATCAACGGACTGCTCGCGAGGGGACATCAGGCGCTGGAGGAGTTGTTCCCCGGCATCACCCAGGAGATGGCCGACGACGGCGTCCCCTTCTCCGACCTGGCAGGCACCGTGCGGTGGTACTTCCACGGAAGGCGACTCAAGCAGGTCCGGGCCGGTCTGAGCTGTGTCGCCGCGACACGACCGGTGTTGGAATACCACGTCCGGCGGCGAGTGGAGGCCATGCCCAACGTTACGTTCCTCGAAGAGTGCGACGTGGTGGGACTGTCCGCCACCCCGGACGGATCACGCGTCACGGGTGCACGGATTCACCGGCGCAACGAGGGCACCGGGGAGGAGACCCTCGACGCCGACCTCGTGGTCGACACGACCGGTCGTGGCTCCCGGTCGCCGAAATGGCTGGTCGAACTCGGTTATCAGCAGGTCGACGAGCAGCGCACCAAGGTCGACATCGGTTACGCGAGCAGGCACTACCGGCTCCGGTCGGATCCGTTCGGTGACGATCATTCGATCAATCCGGTGGCATCGCCGGTGCTGCCACGCGGCGCGATCTTCACCAAGACCGACGGAGGTCGAGTGGAGCTGACCACCTACGGCATCCTCGGTGACCATCCTCCGACCGACGAGGCCGGTTTCAATGACTTCGTCAAGACGCTCGCCGCCCCCGAGATCCACGAGGCGATCGTCGATGCCGAGCCGCTCGACGACATCGCGTTGTTCCGGTTCCCGACCACGATGTGGCGTCGTTTCGACCTGCTGACCGCCGCGCCCGATCGGTTTCTGGTGATGGGCGACGCCGTGTGCACTCCCAACCCGGTCTACGCCCAGGCGCAGTCGCTCTCCGCGTTGGAGGCTCTCGCCTTACGCGCGCGGCTTCGTCGCGGCTTCGCGCCCGATCCGCTCGCCTTCCAACAGGAGGTCGCGGCCATCATCCGACCTGCTTGGGAGATGACCACCAGCGTCGACCTCGGCTTCCCCGGCGTCGAGGGCCGTCGGACGCTCGCGACGCGGCTGATGCACGTGTTCTCGCGCCGTCTGCACGACGCGGCAACCCGCGACGCACGTTTCACCGCCGCGTTCATGCGGGTCGCAGGTCTGGTCGATCCGCCGGCGGCGTTGATGCGTCCGGGACTCGTCCTCGGCGTGCTGCGCACTGCGTGGCGTACGCCGCCGCGCCAGGGTGCACCATTGCGGACCGCGCCGTCCGTCGGCAGACGGGCCAGGGGCAGGCGACCGAGGTGA
- the cmdF gene encoding tyrosine 2,3-aminomutase, with product MTTEQTARSVLFDGESLDIPGVVNVSEGRASCRVPPSALRRAARSRAQFEDIVKADIPVYGVTTGYGEMIYMLVDRSKETELQTNLVRSHSAGVGPLFAENEARAVLAARLNALAKGHSAVRPEVLERLALYLNLGITPAIPEIGSLGASGDLAPLAHIASSLIGEGYLLRDGVRVETGPVLRQLGIEPLSLRFKEGLALINGTSAMTGLGALIVDRAVNQVRQAEIVSAMVIETLRGSTSPFLAEGHDVARPHRGQIDSAANMRMLMRGSGLTVEHAVLRRWVQDTREQGRDVQRTEVYLQKAYSLRAVPQVLGAVRDALTHAAGKLDVELNSANDNPLFFEDREVFHGANFHGQPIAIAMDYVTIGLTQLGVLSERQTNRLLNRYLNDGLPEFLVSGDPGLNSGFAGAQYPATALVAENRTIGPASTQSVPSNGDNQDIVSMGLIAARNARRVLRNNDTILAVEFLAAAQAVDLSGGRDRLSPAAEATYLLVRSLAPTLDVDRYMADDIERVAEALAAGAFAAAVDQVTEGLR from the coding sequence TTGACGACGGAGCAGACCGCACGGTCGGTCCTATTCGATGGTGAGAGCCTGGACATCCCTGGTGTCGTGAACGTATCGGAGGGGCGGGCGTCCTGCCGGGTGCCACCCTCGGCGCTGCGGCGGGCGGCGAGATCGCGTGCCCAGTTCGAGGACATCGTCAAAGCCGACATCCCCGTGTACGGCGTCACCACGGGTTATGGCGAGATGATCTACATGCTCGTGGACCGGTCCAAGGAGACGGAGCTTCAGACCAACCTGGTGAGAAGCCACAGTGCGGGCGTCGGACCGCTGTTCGCCGAGAACGAGGCACGCGCCGTCCTGGCTGCGCGACTCAACGCCTTGGCGAAGGGACACTCGGCGGTTCGTCCGGAGGTCCTGGAGCGGTTGGCGCTCTATCTCAACCTCGGCATCACCCCGGCCATACCCGAGATCGGATCGCTCGGCGCGAGCGGTGATCTCGCGCCGCTCGCGCACATCGCGAGCAGCCTCATCGGTGAGGGCTACCTGTTGCGCGACGGCGTTCGCGTCGAGACCGGACCGGTCCTGCGTCAACTCGGCATCGAGCCGCTCAGCCTGCGTTTCAAGGAAGGGCTGGCACTGATCAACGGAACCTCGGCGATGACGGGGCTCGGCGCGCTGATCGTCGATCGCGCGGTGAACCAGGTCCGGCAGGCCGAGATCGTCTCGGCGATGGTGATCGAGACGCTGCGTGGATCGACCAGTCCGTTCCTGGCCGAGGGGCATGACGTGGCCAGGCCGCACCGGGGGCAGATCGACTCGGCTGCGAACATGCGCATGCTCATGCGGGGCAGCGGCCTGACCGTGGAGCACGCCGTGCTGCGCAGGTGGGTGCAGGACACCCGTGAGCAGGGCCGGGACGTTCAACGCACCGAGGTCTATCTCCAGAAGGCGTACTCCCTTCGTGCCGTGCCGCAGGTGCTCGGTGCCGTGCGCGACGCCCTCACACACGCTGCCGGGAAGCTGGACGTCGAGTTGAACTCGGCCAACGACAACCCGCTCTTCTTCGAGGACCGGGAGGTCTTCCACGGCGCCAACTTCCACGGTCAGCCGATCGCGATCGCGATGGACTACGTGACCATCGGGCTCACGCAGCTCGGTGTGCTGTCTGAACGACAGACCAATCGGCTGCTGAACCGGTACCTGAACGATGGGCTGCCTGAGTTCCTCGTCAGTGGTGATCCCGGTCTGAACAGCGGGTTCGCCGGCGCGCAGTATCCGGCAACGGCGTTGGTGGCGGAGAACCGGACCATCGGCCCGGCAAGCACTCAGAGCGTGCCGTCCAACGGAGACAACCAGGACATCGTCAGCATGGGACTCATCGCGGCGCGGAACGCTCGTCGGGTCCTGCGCAACAACGACACGATCCTGGCAGTGGAGTTCCTGGCCGCAGCGCAGGCGGTCGACCTCTCCGGCGGTCGCGACCGGTTGAGCCCGGCGGCCGAGGCGACGTACCTGCTGGTGCGGTCGCTCGCTCCGACGCTGGACGTCGATCGCTACATGGCCGATGACATCGAGCGGGTGGCCGAGGCCCTGGCAGCAGGCGCCTTCGCCGCCGCCGTCGATCAGGTGACGGAAGGACTGCGATGA
- a CDS encoding tryptophan 7-halogenase, producing the protein MRDQDHPDYDVVVVGGGPGGSTVAALVAMQGHRVLLVEKERFPRYQIGESLLPATVHGIGRLLGITDELTRAGFVVKRGGTFRWGNNPDPWTFSFAASARFAGDTSTAYQVERMRFDQILLDNARRVGVEVWEESPVIDVIDEGDRVVGVSVTTDDGTTRDVRARYVVDASGNKSRIHSRVGGRRRYSEFFRNLALFGYFEGGRRLPPPNQGNILAAAFDAGWFWYIPLSDELTSVGAVVRPDALDRVRGDREAALAGLIQDCPLIAENLADARRVTSGPYGEIRVRKDYSYIQERFWRPGFVLVGDAACFIDPVFSSGVHLATYGALLAARSLNTMLAGRLDEDVCLAEFEARYRMEYTRFHDFLVGFYDMHQDEASYFWKARKVLGGAGASDLESFVELVGGGASGEDALVGAGSYADRNQAAFQELADIVGRPVGQEGEDRDLLGAALVKAVSRSGLHIQFQAAAGGNADERTPVRAGGLVPSADGLHWSSRQPSTDGSPRS; encoded by the coding sequence ATGAGGGATCAGGACCATCCGGACTACGACGTCGTCGTGGTGGGCGGCGGCCCAGGCGGTTCGACCGTGGCAGCACTCGTGGCGATGCAGGGCCATCGGGTGCTGCTCGTGGAGAAGGAACGATTCCCGCGCTACCAGATCGGCGAGTCACTGCTGCCCGCGACGGTCCATGGGATCGGCAGGCTGCTGGGCATCACCGACGAGTTGACGCGGGCCGGGTTCGTCGTCAAGCGCGGCGGAACGTTCCGGTGGGGGAACAACCCCGACCCGTGGACGTTCTCCTTCGCCGCGTCGGCCAGGTTCGCCGGTGACACGTCGACCGCGTACCAGGTGGAGCGCATGCGGTTCGATCAGATCCTGCTGGACAACGCCCGCCGGGTCGGTGTCGAGGTCTGGGAGGAGTCGCCGGTCATCGACGTGATCGACGAGGGTGACCGGGTGGTCGGGGTGTCCGTCACGACGGACGACGGCACGACCCGCGACGTTCGGGCCAGGTACGTCGTCGACGCCTCCGGCAACAAGAGCCGCATCCACAGTCGGGTGGGCGGTCGCCGACGGTACTCCGAGTTCTTCCGCAACCTCGCGCTCTTCGGCTACTTCGAGGGCGGGCGGCGGCTCCCACCGCCGAACCAGGGCAACATCCTCGCCGCGGCCTTCGACGCGGGCTGGTTCTGGTACATCCCGCTCAGTGACGAGCTGACCAGCGTGGGCGCGGTGGTGCGGCCGGATGCGCTCGACCGGGTCCGAGGCGATCGAGAGGCGGCGTTGGCCGGCCTGATCCAGGACTGCCCGTTGATCGCCGAGAACCTCGCCGACGCCCGACGCGTCACGAGCGGACCATACGGCGAGATCAGGGTTCGCAAGGACTATTCCTACATCCAGGAGCGGTTCTGGCGCCCCGGCTTCGTGCTGGTGGGCGATGCGGCCTGCTTCATCGACCCCGTGTTCTCCTCCGGCGTCCACCTGGCCACCTACGGCGCTCTCCTGGCGGCTCGGTCCCTCAACACCATGCTCGCGGGCCGCCTTGACGAGGACGTCTGTCTGGCGGAGTTCGAGGCGCGTTACCGCATGGAGTACACGCGCTTCCACGACTTCCTGGTGGGCTTCTACGACATGCACCAGGACGAGGCGTCGTACTTCTGGAAGGCGAGGAAGGTCCTCGGGGGAGCCGGTGCCTCCGACCTGGAGTCCTTCGTCGAACTCGTCGGCGGCGGAGCGTCCGGTGAGGACGCGCTCGTCGGGGCGGGTTCCTACGCCGATCGCAACCAGGCGGCCTTCCAGGAACTCGCCGACATCGTCGGCAGGCCCGTCGGGCAGGAGGGCGAGGACCGCGACCTGTTAGGCGCCGCGCTGGTCAAGGCGGTGTCCCGGTCTGGGCTGCACATCCAGTTCCAGGCGGCGGCCGGCGGGAACGCCGATGAGCGCACTCCGGTACGGGCGGGCGGTCTGGTGCCGTCCGCCGACGGCCTGCACTGGTCGTCGCGACAGCCATCGACCGACGGGAGCCCACGCTCATGA